In Daphnia pulicaria isolate SC F1-1A chromosome 9, SC_F0-13Bv2, whole genome shotgun sequence, a single genomic region encodes these proteins:
- the LOC124312993 gene encoding protein cueball-like isoform X2 yields the protein MISRISAGLHLVGLAGFPVHGVSVAGEDKEYYSSFVQLRSFLFINEYFINLSSVPTDRDMISRSLLVWMFFALATATKTYDDLIVAVGDQIEILTNGSQSNPLKLENYNASVLVALAYDPSSQKLFFSDKRNRRGHVFSVTFDGIKAQGSVHDVVERGTNESVEALTYDNLEKTLLWTDGTKQSIRRFVVEREDLHVYENNTIELVHLLRGDKPRGLMSDPCTRMLYWTNWNIDRPTIERSYLNGSHREVIVQKGLFMPHGLGLDVSQQMIYWANNLRHGTFQIERSKVDGSDRELLYEGKGHEMRGQFIFGLSVGEHDIYWTDWDQKSLWSLPKEGSIDGPVSLRRFQYKPMAVIILQRQPVHCSIDIQHSAATTELIHHSEHRSTPAMDSSSELNNTPQEFHVIPVPEMESGLCIGYCLNEGHCFFVNNEMSCSCAENYSGDRCEITDADDTSRNSCGRSSFSTATEAENSEIFIALMSTSVMCVILIIAVIILSFRVWRLSSGRSRFKRRVIKGKNYRPAAERVINIEDCCNMNICETTKA from the exons ATGATCTCAAGAATTTCGGCCGGACTACATTTAGTTGGTTTGGCAGGTTTCCCGGTACATGGTGTCTCGGTGGCCGGTGAAGACAAAGAATATTACTCATCATTTGTTCAACTAAGatcgtttctttttatcaatgaGTATTTTATAAATTTGTCCTCTGTGCCTACGGATCGAGATATGATTTCACGATCCTTATTAGTGTGGATGTTCTTCGCACTTGCTACCGCAACCAAAACCTACGACG aTTTAATTGTTGCTGTCGGCGATCAAATTGAAATCCTGACCAATGGATCTCAAAGCAATCCACTCAAATTGGAGAACTACAATGCTTCCGTACTGGTCGCCCTGGCTTACGATCCATCTTCACAAAAACTCTTCTTCTCGGACAAGCGTAATCGACGAGGGCACGTGTTTAGCGTCACATTCGATGGGATCAAGGCTCAAGGCTCTGTCCATGATGTCGTAGAAa GAGGAACCAACGAGTCGGTTGAAGCTTTGACCTATGATAATCTGGAGAAAACACTGTTATGGACTGACGGTACCAAACAGTCGATTCGCCGATTCGTAGTTGAACGTGAAGACCTTCATGTCTACGAAAACAACACGATTGAACTAGTCCATCTGCTCCGAGGAGATAAACCAAGGGGACTGATGTCTGATCCTTGTACAAG AATGCTGTACTGGACCAATTGGAATATAGATAGACCTACCATTGAACGATCCTATCTCAATGGTAGTCACCGCGAGGTTATCGTACAAAAAGGACTTTTTATGCCTCACGGTTTGGGATTGGATGTTAGTCAGCAAATGATTTACTGGGCCAACAACCTTCGTCATggaacttttcaaattgaaagaaGCAAAGTTGACGGATCGGACAGAGAGCTCTTGTACGAAGGCAAAGGCCATGAAATGCGAGGGCAATTTATTTTCGGTCTTtcg GTTGGAGAACATGACATATACTGGACAGACTGGGACCAGAAGTCTCTCTGGTCTCTGCCCAAAGAAGGATCTATCGATGGACCCGTTTCTCTACGTCGTTTCCAATATAAACCCATGGCTGTCATCATACTCCAGCGCCAACCAGTTCATTGTTCGATCGATATCCAACATTCAGCAGCTACAACAGAGCTAATTCATCATTCGGAACACCGATCAACACCGGCAATGGATTCTTCTTCTGAATTAAATAATACGCCTCAAGAGTTCCATGTTATTCCAGTTCCCGAAATGGAGTCCGGATTGTGTATCGGCTATTGCCTCAATGAAGGACATTGCTTTTTTGTCAACAACGAAATGAGTTGCAG TTGTGCAGAGAACTATAGTGGTGACCGCTGTGAAATAACAGACGCTGATGATACGTCTCGAAATAGTTGCGGGAGGTCATCTTTCTCAACAGCTACTGAGGCTGAGAACAGCGAAATCTTCATAGCATTGATGAGCACATCTGTCATGTGCGTCATTCTAATAATCGCTGTTATTATCCTGAGTTTCCGCGTATGGCGATTGAGCTCTGGACGATCGCGTTTCAAGAGGCGAGTCATCAAGGGGAAGAACTACCGACCAGCAGCTGAGCGTGTCATCAACATCGAAGATTGCTGCAATATGAATATCTGTGAAACG ACGAAGGCGTAG
- the LOC124312993 gene encoding protein cueball-like isoform X1 gives MISRISAGLHLVGLAGFPVHGVSVAGEDKEYYSSFVQLRSFLFINEYFINLSSVPTDRDMISRSLLVWMFFALATATKTYDDLIVAVGDQIEILTNGSQSNPLKLENYNASVLVALAYDPSSQKLFFSDKRNRRGHVFSVTFDGIKAQGSVHDVVERGTNESVEALTYDNLEKTLLWTDGTKQSIRRFVVEREDLHVYENNTIELVHLLRGDKPRGLMSDPCTRMLYWTNWNIDRPTIERSYLNGSHREVIVQKGLFMPHGLGLDVSQQMIYWANNLRHGTFQIERSKVDGSDRELLYEGKGHEMRGQFIFGLSVGEHDIYWTDWDQKSLWSLPKEGSIDGPVSLRRFQYKPMAVIILQRQPVHCSIDIQHSAATTELIHHSEHRSTPAMDSSSELNNTPQEFHVIPVPEMESGLCIGYCLNEGHCFFVNNEMSCSCAENYSGDRCEITDADDTSRNSCGRSSFSTATEAENSEIFIALMSTSVMCVILIIAVIILSFRVWRLSSGRSRFKRRVIKGKNYRPAAERVINIEDCCNMNICETPCTEPPSGASFPGQWSDKVNLLNCQF, from the exons ATGATCTCAAGAATTTCGGCCGGACTACATTTAGTTGGTTTGGCAGGTTTCCCGGTACATGGTGTCTCGGTGGCCGGTGAAGACAAAGAATATTACTCATCATTTGTTCAACTAAGatcgtttctttttatcaatgaGTATTTTATAAATTTGTCCTCTGTGCCTACGGATCGAGATATGATTTCACGATCCTTATTAGTGTGGATGTTCTTCGCACTTGCTACCGCAACCAAAACCTACGACG aTTTAATTGTTGCTGTCGGCGATCAAATTGAAATCCTGACCAATGGATCTCAAAGCAATCCACTCAAATTGGAGAACTACAATGCTTCCGTACTGGTCGCCCTGGCTTACGATCCATCTTCACAAAAACTCTTCTTCTCGGACAAGCGTAATCGACGAGGGCACGTGTTTAGCGTCACATTCGATGGGATCAAGGCTCAAGGCTCTGTCCATGATGTCGTAGAAa GAGGAACCAACGAGTCGGTTGAAGCTTTGACCTATGATAATCTGGAGAAAACACTGTTATGGACTGACGGTACCAAACAGTCGATTCGCCGATTCGTAGTTGAACGTGAAGACCTTCATGTCTACGAAAACAACACGATTGAACTAGTCCATCTGCTCCGAGGAGATAAACCAAGGGGACTGATGTCTGATCCTTGTACAAG AATGCTGTACTGGACCAATTGGAATATAGATAGACCTACCATTGAACGATCCTATCTCAATGGTAGTCACCGCGAGGTTATCGTACAAAAAGGACTTTTTATGCCTCACGGTTTGGGATTGGATGTTAGTCAGCAAATGATTTACTGGGCCAACAACCTTCGTCATggaacttttcaaattgaaagaaGCAAAGTTGACGGATCGGACAGAGAGCTCTTGTACGAAGGCAAAGGCCATGAAATGCGAGGGCAATTTATTTTCGGTCTTtcg GTTGGAGAACATGACATATACTGGACAGACTGGGACCAGAAGTCTCTCTGGTCTCTGCCCAAAGAAGGATCTATCGATGGACCCGTTTCTCTACGTCGTTTCCAATATAAACCCATGGCTGTCATCATACTCCAGCGCCAACCAGTTCATTGTTCGATCGATATCCAACATTCAGCAGCTACAACAGAGCTAATTCATCATTCGGAACACCGATCAACACCGGCAATGGATTCTTCTTCTGAATTAAATAATACGCCTCAAGAGTTCCATGTTATTCCAGTTCCCGAAATGGAGTCCGGATTGTGTATCGGCTATTGCCTCAATGAAGGACATTGCTTTTTTGTCAACAACGAAATGAGTTGCAG TTGTGCAGAGAACTATAGTGGTGACCGCTGTGAAATAACAGACGCTGATGATACGTCTCGAAATAGTTGCGGGAGGTCATCTTTCTCAACAGCTACTGAGGCTGAGAACAGCGAAATCTTCATAGCATTGATGAGCACATCTGTCATGTGCGTCATTCTAATAATCGCTGTTATTATCCTGAGTTTCCGCGTATGGCGATTGAGCTCTGGACGATCGCGTTTCAAGAGGCGAGTCATCAAGGGGAAGAACTACCGACCAGCAGCTGAGCGTGTCATCAACATCGAAGATTGCTGCAATATGAATATCTGTGAAACG CCGTGCACTGAACCGCCATCTGGTGCGTCATTTCCGGGCCAATGGAGCGACAAAGTCAATTTACTTAACTGccaattttga
- the LOC124313108 gene encoding cleavage stimulation factor subunit 1-like, with protein MKDSEILEAMESKNAIKFKEQIYRLIISQLFYDGFQSLAVSLSSAVQAHPTCPPSDRLNHIVSLGLQHEHTLKKPLNKVEMLLGPGLDLEYETDVQTSAPEPALYETAYVTSHKAQCRSGAFSPDGQLVATGSVDASIKILDVDRMLAKSSPDGEMATDQQGHPVIRTLYDHVEEVTCLEFHPRDAILASGSRDCTVKLFDFSKAAAKKAFKTLSDSDQIRCMAFHPTGDYLVVGTNQPVVRLYDTNTAQCYVCSFPSQYHTNAITSLKYSFDGKLYVSGSRDGSIKLWDGVSNKCVGTISQAHDGAEVGSVTFSRSGKYVLSSGTDSSVKLWELSSLRCIIAYTGAGTMGKQEHRAQALFNHSEDFVMFPDEATTSLCCWDARTAQRKQLLSLGHNGAVRYIIHAPSTAAFLTCSDDYRARFWYRRNPH; from the exons ATGAAAGACTCCGAAATTTTGGAAGCGATGGAATCTAAAAATGCGATAAAGTTTAAAGAACAAATTTATCGACTCATTATCAG CCAATTATTTTATGATGGTTTCCAATCGCTGGCTGTCAGTCTATCATCAGCAGTTCAGGCACATCCAACATGCCCCCCATCTGATCGACTCAATCATATTGTCTCGCTAGGACTTCAGCATGAACACA CATTGAAGAAACCATTAAATAAAGTGGAGATGCTTTTGGGTCCAGGACTGGATTTGGAATATGAAACTGATGTTCAAACCTCAGCTCCAGAACCAGCACTTTATGAAACTGCATATGTAACATCCCACAAAGCACAATGTAGATCTGGGGCCTTCAGCCCTGACGGTCAGTTAGTTGCCACTGGAAGTGTTGATGCATCCATCAAG ATCCTTGATGTTGATCGAATGTTGGCTAAATCATCCCCAGATGGAGAAATGGCAACTGATCAGCAAGGCCATCCTGTTATCAGAACTTTATATGACCACGTAGAAGAAGTGACCTGTCTGGAATTCCATCCTCGTGACGCCATTCTCGCATCTGGATCTCGCGATTGCACTGTTAAATTATTTGACTTCAGTAAAGCAGCGGCAAAGAAAGCTTTCAAAACACTATCA GATTCAGATCAAATTCGTTGCATGGCTTTCCATCCTACCGGAGACTATTTGGTTGTTGGTACAAATCAGCCCGTTGTACGTCTGTATGACACCAACACCGCTCAATGCTATGTCTGTTCATTTCCGTCTCAGTATCACACCAACGCTATTACCTCACTCAA GTATTCTTTTGATGGCAAACTTTATGTATCCGGTTCTCGAGATGGTTCCATTAAACTCTGGGACGGAGTTTCTAACAAGTGTGTCGGTACCATTAGCCAAGCCCACGATGGTGCGGAAGTTGGATCTGTTACATTTTCTCGCAGTGGCAAA TATGTTCTTTCATCTGGCACGGATTCATCTGTTAAACTTTGGGAGCTCTCTTCACTACGCTGCATTATAGCCTACACTGGAGCTGGCACAATGG GCAAACAAGAGCACCGTGCTCAAGCTCTATTTAACCATTCGGAAGATTTTGTCATGTTCCCCGACGAAGCAACAACATCTTTGTGTTGTTGGGATGCTCGGACAGCTCAACGCAAACAGTTGCTGTCGCTTG GTCACAATGGTGCGGTCCGTTACATTATCCATGCGCCTAGTACGGCGGCTTTTCTCACCTGCTCAGACGATTACCGCGCCAGGTTTTGGTACCGTCGCAACCCACATTAG
- the LOC124313298 gene encoding isopentenyl-diphosphate Delta-isomerase 1-like isoform X2 codes for MEKFTYLTTKNEPCHYSVRMNQHLAMDPTQALLLQEQCISVDTNDKAVGNLSKEAAHLLGPDGQLPPLHRAFSVFLFNTKNELLMQQRSNHKITFPGYYTNSCCSHPLHNTTPDEAEEAHHVGIRRAARRRLEIELGISPDSIELSDFKILTRIIYGAPSDAKWGEHEVDYILFLRKDVPVKPNPNEVSRVVFVSLSGFQEFQGYLEKNNIPFTPWFKLILNSHLKVWWNQLDNLERIEYDPVIHSL; via the exons ATGGAgaaatttacttatttaacaacGAAGAACGAACCTTGCCACTACTC TGTCAGAATGAACCAACATCTAGCTATGGATCCTACTCAAGCTCTCCTACTTCAGGAGCAATGCATTTCCGTCGACACTAATGATAAAGCAGTTGGGAATTTATCAAAGGAAGCAGCTCATTTACTTGGTCCAGATGGTCAACTCCCACCTCTTCATCGGGCCTTCAgtgtttttctctttaataCCAAAAATGAGCTACTAATGCAACAGAGATCCAATCACAAAATTACTTTCCCTG GTTATTATACAAATTCCTGTTGCAGTCATCCGTTACATAATACAACACCTGATGAAGCTGAAGAAGCTCACCATGTAGGGATCAGAAGAGCTGCTAGAAGAAGACTTGAAATTGAACTGGGCATCAGTCCAGACAGTATTGAGCTGtctgattttaaaattctcaCCAGAATCATTTATGGTGCACCTTCTGATGCCAAATGGGGTGAACATGAAGTGGATTATATCCTGTTTTTGAGGAAAGACGTTCCCGTAAAACCCAACCCGAACGAAGTGAGCCGCGTTGTTTTCGTCTCCCTATCCGGCTTTCAAGAATTTCAAGGCTACCTCGAAAAGAATAACATCCCCTTTACACCGTGGTTCAAACTTATTCTCAACAGCCATCTTAAAGTATGGTGGAACCAATTAGATAATCTCGAAAGAATAGAGTATGACCCTGTTATACATAGCCTCTAA
- the LOC124313298 gene encoding isopentenyl-diphosphate Delta-isomerase 1-like isoform X3: MNQHLAMDPTQALLLQEQCISVDTNDKAVGNLSKEAAHLLGPDGQLPPLHRAFSVFLFNTKNELLMQQRSNHKITFPGYYTNSCCSHPLHNTTPDEAEEAHHVGIRRAARRRLEIELGISPDSIELSDFKILTRIIYGAPSDAKWGEHEVDYILFLRKDVPVKPNPNEVSRVVFVSLSGFQEFQGYLEKNNIPFTPWFKLILNSHLKVWWNQLDNLERIEYDPVIHSL; the protein is encoded by the exons ATGAACCAACATCTAGCTATGGATCCTACTCAAGCTCTCCTACTTCAGGAGCAATGCATTTCCGTCGACACTAATGATAAAGCAGTTGGGAATTTATCAAAGGAAGCAGCTCATTTACTTGGTCCAGATGGTCAACTCCCACCTCTTCATCGGGCCTTCAgtgtttttctctttaataCCAAAAATGAGCTACTAATGCAACAGAGATCCAATCACAAAATTACTTTCCCTG GTTATTATACAAATTCCTGTTGCAGTCATCCGTTACATAATACAACACCTGATGAAGCTGAAGAAGCTCACCATGTAGGGATCAGAAGAGCTGCTAGAAGAAGACTTGAAATTGAACTGGGCATCAGTCCAGACAGTATTGAGCTGtctgattttaaaattctcaCCAGAATCATTTATGGTGCACCTTCTGATGCCAAATGGGGTGAACATGAAGTGGATTATATCCTGTTTTTGAGGAAAGACGTTCCCGTAAAACCCAACCCGAACGAAGTGAGCCGCGTTGTTTTCGTCTCCCTATCCGGCTTTCAAGAATTTCAAGGCTACCTCGAAAAGAATAACATCCCCTTTACACCGTGGTTCAAACTTATTCTCAACAGCCATCTTAAAGTATGGTGGAACCAATTAGATAATCTCGAAAGAATAGAGTATGACCCTGTTATACATAGCCTCTAA
- the LOC124313298 gene encoding isopentenyl-diphosphate Delta-isomerase 1-like isoform X1: MAGKVLRKISSSILNRASNWPMLNELSSFSSVRMNQHLAMDPTQALLLQEQCISVDTNDKAVGNLSKEAAHLLGPDGQLPPLHRAFSVFLFNTKNELLMQQRSNHKITFPGYYTNSCCSHPLHNTTPDEAEEAHHVGIRRAARRRLEIELGISPDSIELSDFKILTRIIYGAPSDAKWGEHEVDYILFLRKDVPVKPNPNEVSRVVFVSLSGFQEFQGYLEKNNIPFTPWFKLILNSHLKVWWNQLDNLERIEYDPVIHSL, encoded by the exons ATGGCAGGAAAAGTCCtcagaaaaatttcttctaGTATTTTGAATCGTGCTTCAAATTGGCCTATGTTAAACGAACTGTCATCATTTTCTAGTGTCAGAATGAACCAACATCTAGCTATGGATCCTACTCAAGCTCTCCTACTTCAGGAGCAATGCATTTCCGTCGACACTAATGATAAAGCAGTTGGGAATTTATCAAAGGAAGCAGCTCATTTACTTGGTCCAGATGGTCAACTCCCACCTCTTCATCGGGCCTTCAgtgtttttctctttaataCCAAAAATGAGCTACTAATGCAACAGAGATCCAATCACAAAATTACTTTCCCTG GTTATTATACAAATTCCTGTTGCAGTCATCCGTTACATAATACAACACCTGATGAAGCTGAAGAAGCTCACCATGTAGGGATCAGAAGAGCTGCTAGAAGAAGACTTGAAATTGAACTGGGCATCAGTCCAGACAGTATTGAGCTGtctgattttaaaattctcaCCAGAATCATTTATGGTGCACCTTCTGATGCCAAATGGGGTGAACATGAAGTGGATTATATCCTGTTTTTGAGGAAAGACGTTCCCGTAAAACCCAACCCGAACGAAGTGAGCCGCGTTGTTTTCGTCTCCCTATCCGGCTTTCAAGAATTTCAAGGCTACCTCGAAAAGAATAACATCCCCTTTACACCGTGGTTCAAACTTATTCTCAACAGCCATCTTAAAGTATGGTGGAACCAATTAGATAATCTCGAAAGAATAGAGTATGACCCTGTTATACATAGCCTCTAA
- the LOC124313222 gene encoding WD repeat-containing protein 82-like, which yields MHIKGEMKLTEPVVRSFRVAKVFKENTDRINNIDFSPTGDTLISSSEDDQIVIYDCEKGTQKRTVNSKKYGVDLVHFTHAKNTAIHASTKVDDTIRYLSLHDNKYIRYFPGHTKKVVALSMSPVDDMFLSGSLDKTLRLWDLRSPNCQGLMHLTSRPVAAFDPEGLIFAAGVNSESVKLYDLRSFDKGPFASFRLNTEKTCEWTGLKFSPDGKTILLSTNSSIIRLVDAFHGNPTHTLTGHLNDKKIPLEASFSPDSQFVFSGSTDGRVHVWHAESGHKICVFNADHNGPVQCIQFNPKYMMLASGCNNMAFWLPSEDNS from the exons ATGCACATTAAAGGCGAGATGAAACTGACTGAGCCAGTTGTTCGAAGTTTCAGGGTCGCAAAAGTTTTTAAGGAGAACACAGATCGGATCAACAACATTGACTTTTCTCCTACGGGAGATACGCTTATTTCGAGTAGTGAAGATGATCAAATTGTAATATACGACTGCGAAAAGGGAAC ACAAAAACGAACAGTAAACAGCAAAAAGTATGGTGTTGACCTTGTACACTTCACTCATGCAAAAAATACGGCTATCCATGCATCAACAAAAGTTGATG aCACTATCAGATATTTATCGTTACATGACAATAAGTACATTAGGTATTTCCCTGGACACACTAAAAA GGTAGTAGCATTGTCAATGTCTCCTGTGGATGACATGTTTCTGTCTGGCTCATTGGACAAAACTTTGAGATTATGGGATCTTCGGTCCCCAAACTGTCAGGGGCTAATGCATTTAACAAGTAGACCTGTTGCAGCATTTGATCCAGAAGGACTCATTTTTGCTGCTGGAGTTAATTCAGAGAGTGTGAAACTCTATGACCTTAGATCATTTGACAAG gGTCCCTTTGCTTCGTTCCGGCTTAATACAGAGAAAACTTGCGAATGGACTGGATTAAAATTCAGTCCAGATGGCAAAACAATCCTTCTTTCGACCAACAGTAGCATCATTCGACTAGTAGATGCTTTCCACGGCAACCCAACCCACACATTGACG GGTCATCTTAACGATAAGAAAATTCCACTCGAAGCGTCATTCAGTCCCGATTCCCAGTTTGTATTCAGCGGTTCAACGGACGGCCGAGTTCACGTTTGGCATGCTGAATCGGGTCATAAG ATATGCGTTTTTAATGCTGATCACAACGGCCCAGTGCAGTGTATTCAGTTCAATCCCAAGTATATGATGCTTGCCTCTGGATGCAACAACATG GCCTTTTGGCTTCCTTCGGAGGACAATTCATAA